In a single window of the Pseudohongiella acticola genome:
- the metF gene encoding methylenetetrahydrofolate reductase [NAD(P)H] — MNTDARFSFEFFPPRTEVGVEKLKVVHSELAALRPDFFSVTYGAGGSTKDGTRQTVTRINETGSDVAPHLSFGGSTRDEILALLESYQALGINRLVALRGDIPSGTGTASQYYYANELIEFVRETTGDHFHIEVACYPEIHPQSDSYDSDIEFFKRKVEAGANSAITQYFYNQDAYFYFLDSCAKAGIDIPIVPGIMPITNFTNLQRFSNSCGAEIPRWMRQRLQSYGDDSDSIREFGIEVVQSLCEDLLAGGAPGLHFYSMNQTDPVRQIWQQLNLR, encoded by the coding sequence GTGAATACAGACGCGCGCTTCAGCTTCGAATTTTTCCCGCCTCGCACCGAGGTGGGTGTCGAGAAGCTGAAAGTTGTGCACAGCGAGCTTGCCGCGCTTCGGCCTGATTTCTTTTCAGTGACCTACGGCGCCGGCGGTTCAACCAAGGACGGCACACGGCAGACAGTGACTCGCATCAACGAGACCGGCTCGGATGTGGCGCCGCACCTTTCGTTTGGTGGCTCCACGCGTGATGAAATCCTGGCGCTGCTGGAAAGCTACCAGGCACTGGGCATCAATCGCCTGGTTGCGCTGCGCGGAGATATTCCCTCGGGCACCGGGACCGCATCACAGTATTATTACGCCAACGAGCTGATCGAATTTGTGCGCGAAACCACCGGTGATCACTTTCATATTGAAGTGGCCTGTTATCCGGAGATTCATCCACAGTCGGACAGTTACGACAGTGACATTGAGTTTTTTAAGCGCAAGGTCGAAGCCGGTGCCAACAGCGCCATTACGCAGTACTTTTATAATCAGGATGCGTACTTCTATTTTCTGGACAGTTGCGCCAAAGCCGGCATCGATATTCCGATTGTGCCCGGCATAATGCCCATCACCAACTTCACCAACCTGCAGCGTTTCAGTAACAGCTGTGGCGCGGAAATTCCGCGTTGGATGCGTCAACGATTGCAGTCCTATGGCGATGACAGTGACAGCATTCGTGAGTTCGGCATCGAAGTGGTGCAGAGCCTCTGCGAAGACCTGTTGGCGGGCGGCGCCCCTGGCCTGCATTTCTACAGTATGAATCAGACCGATCCGGTGCGGCAGATCTGGCAACAGCTGAATTTGCGCTAA
- the ahcY gene encoding adenosylhomocysteinase has protein sequence MSTTDYKVADINLAEYGRKEVVLAQAEMPALMALRERYKTEQPLAGAKIIGCIHMTIQTAVLIETLVELGAEVRWSSCNIFSTQDHAAAYIAAKGIAVYAWKGQTEEEGEWCIEQTILKDGTAWDANMLLDDGGDLTGMVHNKYPAMLEKIHGITEETTTGVHRLLEMLEEGTLKVPAINVNDSVTKSKNDNKYGCRHSLNDAIKRGTDMLLSGKKALVVGYGDVGKGSAQSLRQEGMIVKISEIDPICAMQACMDGFEIVSPYKDGNNTGRLEDIDTALLSNTDLIVTTTGNIDVCDKNMLQAVKNGAVICNIGHFDNEIDTAYMRKSWKWVEVKPQVHQVFRADADKNPENYLILLSEGRLVNLGNATGHPSRIMDGSFANQVIAQIHVFKQAFASRSADEKKQMLRVEVLPKKLDEEVAALMVGGFGGVLTKLTATQAKYIHVKAEGPFKPESYKY, from the coding sequence ATGAGCACCACCGATTATAAAGTCGCTGATATCAATCTGGCCGAGTATGGCCGCAAAGAAGTTGTACTGGCGCAAGCCGAAATGCCAGCGCTGATGGCACTGCGCGAACGCTACAAAACCGAACAGCCACTGGCAGGTGCTAAAATCATCGGCTGTATTCACATGACCATTCAGACCGCCGTGCTGATCGAAACTCTGGTTGAGCTGGGCGCCGAAGTGCGCTGGTCTTCGTGCAACATCTTTTCTACACAGGATCACGCCGCGGCCTATATTGCTGCCAAGGGCATTGCTGTGTATGCATGGAAAGGCCAGACCGAAGAAGAAGGCGAATGGTGTATTGAGCAGACCATCCTGAAAGACGGTACTGCCTGGGACGCCAACATGTTGCTGGATGACGGCGGCGACCTGACCGGCATGGTTCACAACAAATACCCGGCCATGCTGGAGAAGATCCACGGCATCACGGAAGAAACCACCACTGGCGTGCACCGTCTGCTGGAAATGCTGGAAGAGGGCACACTGAAAGTGCCGGCGATAAATGTTAACGATTCCGTCACCAAATCCAAGAACGATAACAAGTACGGCTGTCGCCACAGCCTGAACGATGCCATCAAGCGCGGCACTGACATGCTGCTGTCTGGCAAGAAAGCACTGGTCGTGGGTTACGGTGACGTCGGCAAAGGTTCAGCACAGAGCCTGCGCCAGGAAGGCATGATCGTGAAAATCAGCGAAATCGATCCGATTTGCGCCATGCAGGCCTGCATGGACGGTTTCGAAATTGTTTCTCCTTATAAGGACGGCAACAACACTGGCCGCCTGGAAGATATCGATACCGCCCTGCTGAGCAACACCGACCTGATTGTCACCACGACGGGTAACATTGATGTGTGCGACAAAAATATGTTGCAAGCGGTCAAAAATGGCGCGGTGATCTGTAACATCGGTCACTTCGACAACGAAATTGATACTGCTTACATGCGCAAGAGCTGGAAGTGGGTTGAAGTCAAACCGCAGGTTCACCAGGTATTCCGTGCTGACGCCGACAAGAATCCAGAGAACTACCTGATTCTGTTGTCTGAAGGCCGTCTGGTAAACCTGGGCAATGCCACCGGGCACCCGTCACGCATCATGGATGGATCCTTTGCCAACCAGGTGATTGCGCAGATTCACGTCTTCAAGCAGGCGTTTGCATCACGCTCGGCTGACGAGAAGAAACAGATGCTGCGTGTTGAAGTTCTGCCCAAGAAGCTGGACGAAGAAGTGGCGGCATTGATGGTAGGCGGTTTTGGCGGCGTGCTGACCAAACTGACAGCAACTCAGGCCAAGTACATCCATGTAAAAGCAGAAGGCCCTTTCAAACCCGAATCGTACAAGTACTGA
- the metK gene encoding methionine adenosyltransferase, translating to MTTSLFTSESVSEGHPDKIADQISDAVLDNLLQQDPHARVACETLVKTGMVVVAGEVTTEAYVDLEDIARKVVIDIGYDHSDKGFDGHSCAVLNAIGKQSPDIAMGVDETQEHEQGAGDQGLMFGYASNETDVLMPAPITYSHRLVKRQAEVRKNGTLPWLRPDAKSQITFRYQDGKPVGIDAVVLSTQHDDDISQKDLQEAVMEEIIKPVLPAEWLDANTKYFINPTGRFVIGGPFGDCGLTGRKIIVDTYGGMARHGGGAFSGKDPSKVDRSAAYAARYVAKNIVAAGIADRCEIQVSYAIGVAEPTSISVETFGTGRISHDRIVELVREHFELRPKGLIKMLDLIRPIYFPTAAYGHFGREDAAFTWEKTDKADALRAAAGL from the coding sequence ATGACAACCAGCTTATTTACTTCCGAGTCCGTGTCCGAAGGGCATCCGGATAAAATCGCCGACCAGATCTCCGACGCCGTACTGGACAACCTGTTGCAACAGGATCCACACGCCCGCGTTGCCTGCGAAACCCTGGTCAAAACCGGCATGGTCGTGGTGGCGGGTGAAGTCACCACTGAAGCCTATGTGGATCTGGAAGACATCGCCCGCAAAGTCGTCATCGACATCGGCTACGATCATTCCGACAAAGGTTTCGACGGCCATTCCTGTGCCGTGCTCAACGCCATCGGCAAACAATCCCCGGACATCGCCATGGGCGTTGATGAAACCCAGGAACATGAACAGGGTGCCGGCGACCAGGGCCTGATGTTCGGTTATGCCAGCAATGAAACAGATGTGCTGATGCCCGCGCCAATTACCTATTCACACCGATTGGTCAAGCGCCAGGCGGAAGTGCGCAAAAATGGCACACTGCCATGGCTGCGTCCGGACGCCAAGAGCCAGATCACGTTCCGCTATCAGGACGGCAAACCAGTGGGTATTGATGCCGTGGTGCTGTCCACCCAGCACGATGACGACATCAGCCAGAAGGATCTGCAGGAAGCCGTGATGGAAGAAATCATCAAACCGGTACTGCCGGCAGAGTGGCTGGATGCCAACACCAAATACTTCATCAATCCAACCGGCCGCTTTGTTATCGGTGGACCTTTTGGTGACTGCGGTCTGACCGGTCGCAAAATCATTGTTGATACCTATGGCGGCATGGCCCGGCATGGCGGCGGTGCCTTTTCAGGCAAGGACCCGTCTAAAGTTGACCGTTCAGCCGCGTACGCTGCCCGTTATGTGGCCAAGAACATTGTTGCCGCTGGCATCGCCGATCGTTGTGAGATCCAGGTGTCCTACGCCATCGGTGTTGCCGAGCCGACATCGATCAGCGTGGAAACCTTTGGCACCGGCCGCATCAGCCATGACCGCATTGTTGAACTGGTCCGCGAACATTTTGAATTGCGCCCTAAAGGCCTGATCAAGATGCTCGACCTGATTCGTCCGATTTATTTCCCGACGGCGGCCTATGGCCACTTTGGCCGCGAAGACGCTGCCTTTACCTGGGAGAAAACTGACAAAGCCGACGCTCTGCGCGCAGCGGCAGGTCTGTAA
- a CDS encoding ArsR/SmtB family transcription factor, translated as MSANPQTIDINTRLASANCTDALTRVFKALADPLRLDILRLLRTESFGVLELCRIVSVRQSALSHHLKILAQAGLVSTRREGNSIFYRRALLLTDDPQLAVKQSAFAALDQLTLRGELARGVQQIHDERSEQSLLFFERHAERFLEKQELVAEYANYRDTLHDLLDDLKLPKQADVLEVGPGESPLLSELTSRFHRLTALDNSMEMLNRARSALTQRLGADDTDHPVEFIHGDTRAALAQNLVFDLLIYNMVLHHIPSPRETFEDCAQLLRSGGSLLLIDLSHHDQDWVRESCGDLWLGFTEQDLDAWADDAGLTSGQRVYLGLRNGFQVQMRVFTRTDSTTDIN; from the coding sequence ATGAGTGCCAATCCGCAAACAATCGACATTAATACACGACTCGCGTCTGCCAACTGCACTGATGCGTTGACCCGTGTGTTCAAGGCTCTGGCTGACCCGTTGCGGCTGGATATCCTGCGCCTGCTGCGCACAGAATCGTTTGGCGTTCTGGAACTGTGCCGCATCGTCAGCGTGCGTCAATCGGCCCTAAGCCACCATCTCAAGATCCTGGCCCAGGCCGGTCTGGTATCAACCCGGCGCGAGGGTAACAGCATTTTTTACCGTCGCGCCCTGTTGCTGACAGACGACCCGCAGCTGGCAGTCAAACAGTCTGCATTTGCCGCACTGGACCAGCTGACCTTACGCGGCGAGCTGGCGCGCGGTGTACAACAGATACATGATGAGCGTTCCGAGCAGTCGCTGCTGTTCTTTGAACGCCATGCAGAACGCTTTCTGGAGAAACAGGAACTGGTCGCCGAGTATGCCAATTACCGCGACACCCTGCATGACCTGCTGGATGACCTGAAATTGCCAAAGCAGGCCGACGTGCTGGAAGTCGGACCGGGCGAAAGCCCATTGCTCAGCGAACTGACCTCGCGCTTCCATCGCCTGACCGCACTGGACAACTCCATGGAAATGCTAAACCGGGCTCGCAGCGCGCTGACACAGCGACTTGGCGCTGACGACACTGACCACCCGGTCGAGTTCATTCACGGCGATACCCGAGCCGCACTGGCACAGAATCTGGTCTTCGACCTGCTGATCTACAACATGGTGTTGCACCATATTCCGTCACCGCGGGAGACCTTTGAAGATTGCGCACAGCTGTTGCGTTCTGGCGGCAGTCTGCTGCTGATCGACCTGAGCCATCACGACCAGGACTGGGTGCGCGAGTCCTGCGGCGATCTTTGGCTTGGTTTCACCGAACAGGACCTCGATGCCTGGGCGGATGATGCCGGCCTGACCAGTGGCCAGCGCGTTTACCTGGGACTGCGAAACGGGTTTCAGGTCCAGATGCGTGTATTTACCCGAACAGATTCAACCACTGACATTAACTGA
- a CDS encoding helix-turn-helix domain-containing protein: MDNNSLTITSALSDDAILSELGQRLSRYRIDAGLTQLALAEKAGISKSTLERIEAGAASQLPNLIRVLRALDSLAALDVAIPPPTPRPMEMLRNQHKRPQRVRARQPAAGSTGADTQAPGKSQAVKPWAWGDERK, encoded by the coding sequence ATGGATAACAATTCCCTGACCATCACGTCGGCCCTGTCTGACGATGCCATCCTGTCTGAGTTGGGCCAGCGCCTGAGCCGCTACCGTATAGATGCTGGACTGACTCAATTGGCGCTGGCGGAAAAGGCCGGCATCTCCAAGAGCACACTGGAACGAATTGAGGCTGGCGCAGCATCGCAGTTACCCAACCTGATCCGGGTGTTGCGGGCGTTGGACAGTCTGGCAGCGCTTGATGTTGCCATTCCTCCGCCAACGCCACGACCCATGGAGATGTTGCGAAATCAGCATAAGCGACCGCAGCGCGTGCGGGCCCGCCAGCCTGCTGCCGGCTCAACCGGTGCCGACACACAAGCGCCCGGCAAGAGCCAGGCAGTGAAACCCTGGGCCTGGGGGGATGAGCGAAAATGA
- a CDS encoding type II toxin-antitoxin system HipA family toxin, with protein sequence MTTLAQVNLWGSTIGAVALDEQSGLAGFEYDEAFAHSGIELAPLLMPLPGASKQVFRFPALAPHTFHGLPGLLADALPDRFGHALIDAWLASQGRPPDSFNAVERLCYVGRRAMGALEFAPVTGPRASGSQRVDISQLVDLASRVLRQRQHFSSRLREQDPTGMRDILRVGTSAGGARAKAVIAWHPQTDDVRSGQLDVAAGYQHWLIKFDGVSANRDKELADPKGYGQIEYAYSLMARDAGITMSQCRLLAEGGRQHFMTRRFDRTDSGDKLHMQSLCAMAHFDYNAAGAYSYEQALQVMRQLGLSYAEVEQQYRRMVFNIIMRNQDDHTKNIAFLMDRRGQWSLSPAFDLTFSYNPEGDWTSRHQMRLNGKQDHFTLLDFKACARMAGLKRGRAEVIIDEITAVARRWPEYADRAGVDAEWRDRILPLLRLNFL encoded by the coding sequence ATGACCACGCTGGCGCAGGTCAACCTGTGGGGCAGCACGATCGGGGCGGTGGCACTCGACGAACAGTCTGGGTTGGCCGGTTTTGAGTATGACGAAGCATTCGCGCACAGCGGAATTGAGCTGGCGCCGCTGCTGATGCCATTGCCGGGTGCGAGCAAACAGGTATTTCGTTTCCCGGCGCTGGCGCCGCATACCTTCCACGGCTTGCCTGGTCTGCTGGCAGATGCACTGCCTGATCGATTTGGTCATGCCCTGATTGATGCCTGGCTTGCCAGCCAGGGCCGTCCGCCCGATTCTTTTAATGCCGTGGAAAGGCTGTGTTATGTCGGCCGTCGTGCGATGGGGGCATTGGAATTTGCGCCGGTAACCGGACCGCGAGCCAGTGGCTCGCAGCGCGTGGATATTTCGCAATTGGTTGACCTGGCCTCGCGGGTGCTGAGGCAGCGTCAGCATTTCAGTTCCCGGCTGCGTGAACAAGACCCGACCGGTATGCGCGATATTCTGCGCGTGGGCACGTCGGCCGGCGGAGCACGCGCCAAAGCCGTGATCGCCTGGCATCCGCAGACGGACGATGTGCGCTCGGGGCAATTGGACGTGGCTGCCGGCTATCAGCACTGGTTGATAAAATTTGACGGCGTCAGCGCCAACCGCGACAAGGAGCTGGCTGACCCCAAAGGTTATGGGCAGATCGAATATGCCTACTCGCTGATGGCCCGCGACGCAGGCATTACCATGTCCCAATGTCGGTTGCTGGCCGAAGGTGGACGGCAACACTTCATGACGCGGCGCTTCGATCGCACTGATAGTGGGGACAAACTTCATATGCAGTCGCTGTGCGCCATGGCACATTTTGACTACAACGCAGCAGGCGCCTACAGCTATGAACAGGCACTGCAGGTCATGCGCCAGCTTGGTCTGTCGTATGCCGAGGTCGAGCAACAGTATCGGCGGATGGTGTTCAACATCATCATGCGTAATCAGGATGATCACACCAAGAACATTGCATTCCTGATGGATCGTCGCGGACAGTGGTCATTGTCACCGGCATTCGATCTGACATTTTCCTACAATCCCGAAGGCGACTGGACGTCGCGCCACCAGATGCGCCTGAACGGAAAACAGGATCACTTTACCCTGCTCGACTTTAAAGCCTGTGCCCGTATGGCCGGTCTCAAGCGAGGGCGGGCCGAGGTGATCATTGATGAGATCACGGCGGTGGCCCGGCGCTGGCCGGAATACGCTGACCGGGCGGGTGTTGACGCCGAGTGGCGTGACCGGATTCTGCCACTGCTGCGACTGAATTTCCTGTAA
- the tkt gene encoding transketolase encodes MTSRRECANAIRALAMDAVQKANSGHPGAPMGMADIAEVLWNDFLSHNPVNPQWMNRDRFVLSNGHGSMLIYALLHLSGYDLPMSELKNFRQLHSKTPGHPEYGYTPGVETTTGPLGQGIANAVGMAIAEKTLAAQFNRPDHDIVDHFTYVFAGDGCLMEGVSHEVCSLAGTLGLGKLIMFYDDNGISIDGEVDGWFTDDTSKRFESYGWHVLAIDGHDAEQVKTAIEAARKETARPTIIRCKTVIGFGSPAKSGTAGIHGAPLGDDEIAATRKQLGWEHAPFEVPENIQKDWDARERGFQAETQWKEKLVRYEEAHPDLAVELVRRLKGELPGHFAERAAEHIASCQEKGESIASRKASQNSIAAFGEILPELIGGSADLAGSNLTLWKGSVPISDSADGNYIYYGVREFGMTAIMNGLALHGGFIPYGGTFLIFMEYARNAVRMAALMQQHTINVYTHDSIGQGEDGPTHQPIEQLANLRSTPNMSVWRPCDAVETAVAWKHALLRKDGPTSLVFSRQGLPHQTRDSEQLAGIERGAYVLEDCQGQPELIILATGSEVAISRDAVKSLQDKGVKARLVSIPSTDVFDAQDADYRESVLPSAVRKRLAVEAAGADYWAKYVGLDGAMVCMTSFGESAPGAALMDAFGFTADKIVAKANTLLSNA; translated from the coding sequence CTGACCTCGCGCAGAGAATGCGCCAATGCCATCCGTGCCCTCGCCATGGACGCAGTCCAGAAAGCCAATTCCGGCCACCCCGGAGCGCCGATGGGCATGGCAGATATTGCCGAAGTTCTGTGGAATGATTTCCTGTCCCATAACCCGGTCAACCCGCAGTGGATGAATCGCGACCGCTTTGTCCTGTCCAATGGTCACGGATCCATGTTGATCTATGCCCTGCTGCACCTGAGCGGATACGACCTGCCCATGTCGGAGCTTAAAAACTTCCGGCAACTGCACTCCAAGACTCCCGGTCACCCGGAATACGGATACACGCCGGGCGTGGAAACCACCACCGGGCCTCTGGGTCAGGGCATCGCCAATGCGGTCGGTATGGCGATCGCCGAGAAAACCCTGGCGGCCCAGTTCAACCGTCCTGATCATGACATTGTCGATCACTTTACCTATGTTTTTGCCGGTGATGGCTGCCTGATGGAAGGTGTTTCGCACGAAGTGTGTTCACTGGCCGGCACCCTGGGACTGGGCAAGCTGATCATGTTCTATGATGACAACGGCATTTCCATTGATGGCGAGGTTGACGGCTGGTTCACCGACGACACCAGCAAGCGTTTTGAATCCTATGGCTGGCATGTACTTGCCATTGACGGGCACGACGCCGAGCAGGTCAAAACAGCCATTGAAGCGGCCCGAAAAGAAACCGCACGCCCCACCATCATCCGCTGCAAAACCGTGATCGGATTTGGTTCGCCCGCCAAGAGTGGCACCGCCGGTATTCATGGCGCGCCGCTGGGCGACGATGAAATCGCGGCGACCCGCAAGCAACTGGGCTGGGAGCACGCGCCATTTGAGGTGCCGGAAAATATACAGAAGGACTGGGACGCCCGCGAACGCGGTTTCCAGGCAGAAACGCAATGGAAAGAAAAATTGGTGCGCTACGAAGAAGCTCACCCTGATCTGGCCGTCGAGTTGGTTCGCCGACTCAAAGGCGAGTTGCCAGGCCACTTTGCCGAGCGCGCCGCCGAGCATATCGCGTCGTGCCAGGAAAAAGGCGAAAGCATTGCCTCACGCAAGGCATCACAAAACAGTATCGCAGCCTTCGGCGAGATTCTGCCGGAACTGATTGGCGGCTCAGCCGACCTTGCCGGCTCCAACCTGACATTGTGGAAAGGCAGCGTTCCCATCAGCGACAGCGCCGATGGTAACTACATCTATTACGGTGTGCGTGAATTCGGTATGACTGCCATCATGAACGGGCTGGCACTGCACGGCGGTTTCATCCCCTACGGCGGTACCTTCCTGATCTTTATGGAGTACGCGCGTAACGCCGTGCGAATGGCTGCGCTCATGCAACAGCACACCATTAATGTGTACACGCATGACTCCATTGGCCAGGGCGAAGATGGCCCTACCCACCAGCCGATAGAACAGCTCGCCAACCTGAGATCAACGCCCAACATGTCGGTCTGGCGCCCCTGTGACGCCGTGGAAACAGCCGTGGCCTGGAAACACGCCCTGCTGCGCAAAGACGGTCCGACATCCCTGGTGTTCTCACGCCAGGGTCTGCCGCATCAGACACGTGACAGCGAGCAGTTGGCCGGGATAGAGCGCGGTGCCTATGTGCTGGAAGACTGTCAGGGTCAACCTGAACTGATCATCCTGGCGACCGGCTCGGAAGTGGCGATTTCGCGGGATGCGGTCAAATCCCTGCAGGACAAGGGTGTGAAAGCGCGACTGGTCTCCATTCCCTCAACTGACGTGTTTGACGCGCAGGATGCTGACTATCGCGAGAGCGTGCTGCCATCTGCCGTGCGCAAACGCCTGGCAGTGGAAGCGGCTGGCGCTGATTACTGGGCCAAATATGTCGGTCTGGACGGCGCCATGGTTTGTATGACGAGTTTTGGTGAGTCGGCGCCCGGCGCTGCATTGATGGATGCGTTTGGTTTTACTGCAGATAAAATTGTCGCTAAAGCCAATACCCTCCTGTCAAACGCCTGA
- the gap gene encoding type I glyceraldehyde-3-phosphate dehydrogenase, whose amino-acid sequence MPYRLAINGYGRIGRCVLRALHESAAHPDLQIVAINDLTDARTLAHLTRYDSTHGRFHGDVSLDDAGHLVIDGNKIALLSQSDISELPWQQLDVDLVLECTGTFNDRATAEQHLRSGAGRVLFSQPAQSDVDATVVYGINHDVLQASHRVISAASCTTNCVVPVIQCLDEAFGLEYGVITTIHSAMNDQPVIDAYHHQDLRKTRSAVQSIIPVDTEIAKGIGRILPELDGRFSAQAMRVPTLNVSAIDLTVTVRNAADIATVNKAIRAAAARSMPQVLACTDEPLASCDFNHDPRSAIVDLSQTRVSGPHLIKVLAWFDNEWAYANRMLDVANLIRQL is encoded by the coding sequence ATGCCCTATCGGCTGGCGATCAATGGTTATGGCCGAATCGGTCGTTGTGTCCTGCGTGCGTTGCATGAAAGTGCCGCGCACCCGGATCTGCAGATCGTTGCCATCAATGACCTGACTGATGCCCGTACGCTGGCGCATCTGACCCGCTACGACAGTACCCATGGTCGATTCCATGGCGATGTATCGCTGGATGATGCGGGTCACCTGGTTATTGATGGCAATAAAATTGCCCTGCTGTCACAGTCGGATATCAGCGAACTGCCCTGGCAGCAACTGGATGTCGATCTGGTGCTGGAATGCACCGGGACCTTTAATGATCGAGCTACCGCGGAGCAGCATTTGCGTTCAGGTGCCGGTCGTGTCCTGTTCTCGCAGCCGGCACAAAGCGATGTTGATGCCACCGTTGTTTATGGCATCAACCATGATGTGCTGCAGGCATCGCACCGGGTGATTTCGGCCGCGTCCTGCACCACCAACTGCGTGGTCCCGGTGATTCAGTGCCTGGATGAAGCCTTTGGTCTGGAGTATGGCGTGATTACAACCATACACTCGGCGATGAACGATCAACCGGTCATTGACGCCTATCATCATCAGGACCTGCGCAAAACCCGCAGCGCTGTGCAGTCGATTATTCCGGTGGACACCGAAATTGCAAAAGGCATTGGTCGTATTCTGCCTGAGCTGGACGGACGTTTTTCGGCACAGGCGATGCGGGTGCCTACCCTGAACGTGTCAGCCATCGACCTGACGGTGACGGTACGCAATGCCGCAGACATTGCCACCGTCAACAAGGCGATCAGAGCGGCGGCGGCGCGCTCCATGCCACAGGTGCTGGCATGCACTGATGAACCCCTGGCGTCATGCGACTTTAATCATGACCCCAGATCTGCGATTGTAGATCTGAGCCAGACCCGGGTCAGCGGGCCGCATCTGATCAAGGTGCTGGCCTGGTTTGACAATGAATGGGCCTATGCCAATCGTATGCTGGATGTGGCCAATCTGATTCGGCAATTGTAA
- a CDS encoding phosphoglycerate kinase encodes MTTSSGTIKRMQDLDLRGKRVLIREDLNVSVNNGQVGNDTRIVAALPALRMALEAGARLMVMSHLGRPDEGVAIADQPDASLAPVAAHLGHLLDIDVRLVADYLDNPRDAEPAEGEMVLLENVRINQGEKSNDEALSKQYASLCDVFVMDAFGTAHRAQASTHGVARFAPVACAGPLLAGELDALAKALEKPERPMLAIVGGAKVSSKLKVLESLAEKTDQLIVGGGIANTFLLAAGYPVGKSLVETDLVDTARDLMEKTSIPLPVDVVVAKEFSADAQATIKKVDDVADDDMILDIGPKTAARLKDIIAGMKTIIWNGPLGVFEFDAFAGGTEAVARAVADNAGFSIAGGGETISAIDKFGITDQVSYISTGGGAFLEFVQGDVLPAVAMLETRGAD; translated from the coding sequence ATGACAACATCTTCAGGCACGATCAAACGGATGCAGGACCTCGATCTTCGCGGTAAACGCGTACTGATACGGGAGGACCTGAATGTCTCGGTTAACAATGGCCAGGTCGGCAATGACACCCGGATTGTGGCGGCATTGCCGGCGTTAAGGATGGCACTGGAGGCCGGTGCCAGACTGATGGTGATGTCACACCTGGGCCGTCCGGATGAGGGTGTGGCCATCGCCGACCAGCCGGACGCGTCGCTGGCGCCAGTGGCGGCACATCTGGGGCATCTGCTGGACATTGATGTGCGCCTGGTCGCGGACTATCTGGATAACCCGCGTGACGCTGAGCCGGCAGAGGGCGAAATGGTGTTGCTGGAGAATGTCCGGATCAACCAGGGCGAAAAGAGCAATGACGAGGCATTATCGAAACAGTACGCGTCTTTATGTGATGTGTTTGTCATGGACGCCTTTGGTACCGCGCATCGAGCCCAGGCCAGTACTCACGGTGTCGCCAGATTTGCCCCGGTGGCATGCGCCGGACCCTTGCTGGCCGGTGAACTGGATGCGCTGGCTAAAGCGCTGGAAAAACCCGAGCGCCCAATGCTGGCCATCGTCGGCGGTGCCAAGGTGTCGAGTAAACTGAAAGTGCTGGAAAGCCTGGCAGAAAAAACCGATCAGCTGATTGTTGGCGGCGGCATTGCCAATACCTTCCTGCTGGCGGCCGGTTATCCAGTTGGCAAGTCACTGGTGGAAACCGACCTGGTTGATACTGCCCGGGACCTGATGGAAAAAACCAGTATCCCGTTGCCGGTTGATGTGGTGGTCGCAAAAGAGTTTTCTGCGGATGCGCAAGCCACCATCAAAAAAGTCGATGATGTCGCTGATGATGACATGATTCTGGATATCGGGCCGAAAACCGCAGCCCGGCTCAAGGACATTATCGCGGGCATGAAAACCATTATCTGGAACGGACCATTGGGTGTGTTCGAGTTCGATGCCTTTGCCGGTGGCACTGAAGCAGTGGCCAGGGCCGTTGCCGACAATGCCGGTTTTTCCATCGCCGGTGGCGGTGAAACCATCTCTGCAATCGACAAATTTGGCATCACTGACCAGGTGTCCTACATTTCCACCGGTGGCGGCGCCTTCCTCGAGTTCGTGCAGGGTGATGTGCTGCCGGCAGTAGCGATGCTGGAAACACGTGGAGCCGATTGA